The following are encoded in a window of Ruminiclostridium herbifermentans genomic DNA:
- a CDS encoding FkbM family methyltransferase, with the protein MNKEIAKNLLKAIVYFLKKRNHFSVLQAKYLFYDFVGAKKELKALRIDTLKSYVGLKENLNHYIFDDLLFIKTEEKLIEAVVGMCLDIFLKDNFYRLQNETLRENIQDEPKFYFYNEGPYEIEEVQVNANDIVIDAGANMGMFSILAAKKGAKVYAFEPQAVFLNYLNQNCKLNSLEGNISIYNFAVSSHECETSLSVNRDNLLSASINIDRKGHFETVKCISIDNWVATNHIPRIDFIKADIEGAERLLIDGAKYTIQKFKPQMAIATYHLDDDKEVIKRKILDICPDYRIIQTGFVLFAYYIK; encoded by the coding sequence ATGAATAAAGAAATAGCTAAAAACTTGTTGAAAGCTATTGTTTATTTCTTAAAAAAAAGAAATCATTTTTCAGTACTACAGGCTAAGTATCTATTTTATGATTTTGTTGGTGCCAAGAAAGAATTAAAGGCATTAAGAATTGATACTCTTAAATCATACGTTGGGCTTAAGGAAAATTTAAACCATTATATCTTTGATGATCTTCTATTTATTAAAACAGAAGAAAAGTTAATAGAGGCTGTTGTTGGTATGTGTTTGGATATTTTTTTAAAAGACAATTTTTATAGATTACAAAATGAAACATTGAGAGAAAATATTCAAGATGAACCAAAATTCTATTTTTATAATGAAGGACCATATGAAATTGAAGAAGTTCAAGTAAATGCTAATGATATTGTAATAGATGCTGGAGCTAACATGGGGATGTTCTCTATTTTAGCAGCTAAAAAGGGGGCAAAAGTCTATGCTTTTGAGCCGCAGGCTGTATTTTTAAATTATCTCAATCAAAATTGTAAACTTAATTCTTTAGAAGGAAATATAAGCATTTATAATTTTGCTGTAAGTTCACATGAATGTGAAACTTCTTTATCTGTAAACAGAGATAACTTACTTTCAGCAAGTATTAATATAGATAGAAAGGGTCATTTTGAGACTGTTAAATGTATATCTATAGATAATTGGGTTGCTACAAACCATATTCCCAGAATTGATTTCATAAAAGCAGATATTGAAGGTGCAGAAAGGCTATTAATAGATGGAGCAAAATATACAATACAGAAATTTAAACCTCAAATGGCTATAGCGACTTATCATTTGGATGATGATAAGGAAGTGATCAAAAGAAAAATTCTTGATATATGTCCTGATTATAGAATAATTCAAACAGGCTTTGTCTTATTTGCATATTATATTAAATAA